A single Equus asinus isolate D_3611 breed Donkey chromosome 21, EquAss-T2T_v2, whole genome shotgun sequence DNA region contains:
- the MKRN2 gene encoding E3 ubiquitin-protein ligase makorin-2 isoform X1 — protein sequence MSTKQITCRYFMHGVCREGNQCLFSHDLANSKPSTICKYYQKGYCAYGTRCRYDHTRPSAAAGGAAGTMPHSVPSLAFHSPHPPSDLTASIVKTNLHEPGKREKRTLVLRDQNLSGMAEEKTCPSVVSNPGGCSDPQNGPEMKPHSYLDAIRSGLDDLEASSSYSTEQQLCPYAAAGECRFGDACVYLHGEVCEICRLQVLHPFDPEQRRAHEKICMSTFEHEMEKAFAFQASQDKVCSICMEVILEKASASERRFGILSNCNHTYCLSCIRQWRCAKQFENPIIKSCPECRVISEFVIPSVYWVEDQNKKNELIEAFKQGMGKKACKYFEQGKGTCPFGSRCLYRHAYPDGRLAEPEKPRKQLSSEGTVRFFNSVRLWDFIENRESQHVPNTEDVDVTELGDLFMHLSGVESSEP from the exons GTATTTTATGCATGGCGTGTGTCGGGAAGGAAACCAATGCCTGTTCTCACATGACTTGGCCAACAGCAAGCCATCCACCATCTGCAAATACTATCAGAAGGGCTATTGCGCCTATGGAACTCGATGCAG ATATGATCACACGAGGCCCTCTGCCGCAGCTGGGGGTGCTGCGGGCACCATGCCCCACAGTGTGCCATCCCTGGCTTTCCACAGTCCTCACCCTCCTTCCGACCTCACTGCATCTATTGTGAAAACTAACTTGCACGAGCCTGGGAAACGTGAAAAGAGAACACTGGTACTTAGAGACCAAA ATCTCTCTGGCATGGCTGAAGAAAAGACTTGCCCCAGTGTGGTGAGTAATCCAGGAGGCTGCAGTGACCCCCAGAATGGCCCAGAGATGAAGCCGCATTCCTACCTAGATGCAATTCGGAGTGGCCTTGATGACTTAGAAGCCAGCAGCTCCTACAGCACTGAGCAGCAGCTGTGCCCCTATGCGGCTGCCGGGGAGTGCCGATTTGGGGATGCTTGTGTCTACCTGCATGGGGAAGTGTGTGAAATTTGTAGGTTACAAGTCCTGCACCCCTTcgacccagagcaaaggagagcTCATGAGAAG atcTGCATGTCAACATTTGAACACGAGATGGAAAAGGCCTTTGCCTTCCAGGCGAGTCAGGACAAGGTGTGCAGTATCTGTATGGAAGTGATCCTCGAGAAGGCATCTGCTTCTGAGAGGAGATTTGGGATTCTCTCCAACTGCAATCACACGTACTGCTTGTCCTGCATCCGACAGTGGAGGTGTGCCAAGCAGTTTGAGAACCCAATCATTAA ATCTTGTCCAGAGTGCCGTGTGATATCAGAGTTTGTAATTCCAAGTGTGTATTGGGTGGAAGATCAGAATAAAAAGAACGAGTTGATTGAAGCTTTCAAACAGGGAATGGG aaaAAAGGCTTGTAAATACTTTGAGCAGGGCAAGGGGACCTGCCCATTTGGAAGCAGATGCCTCTACCGCCACGCCTACCCTGATGGGCGGCTAGCAGAgccagagaaacctcgcaaacaGCTCAGCTCCGAAGGCACTGTGAGG TTCTTTAATTCAGTGCGGCTCTGGGATTTCATTGAGAACCGAGAAAGCCAGCATGTCCCCAACACTGAAGATGTTGACGTGACAGAGCTTGGGGACCTCTTCATGCACCTGTCTGGAGTGGAGTCATCAGAACCCTGA
- the MKRN2 gene encoding E3 ubiquitin-protein ligase makorin-2 isoform X2, with amino-acid sequence MHGVCREGNQCLFSHDLANSKPSTICKYYQKGYCAYGTRCRYDHTRPSAAAGGAAGTMPHSVPSLAFHSPHPPSDLTASIVKTNLHEPGKREKRTLVLRDQNLSGMAEEKTCPSVVSNPGGCSDPQNGPEMKPHSYLDAIRSGLDDLEASSSYSTEQQLCPYAAAGECRFGDACVYLHGEVCEICRLQVLHPFDPEQRRAHEKICMSTFEHEMEKAFAFQASQDKVCSICMEVILEKASASERRFGILSNCNHTYCLSCIRQWRCAKQFENPIIKSCPECRVISEFVIPSVYWVEDQNKKNELIEAFKQGMGKKACKYFEQGKGTCPFGSRCLYRHAYPDGRLAEPEKPRKQLSSEGTVRFFNSVRLWDFIENRESQHVPNTEDVDVTELGDLFMHLSGVESSEP; translated from the exons ATGCATGGCGTGTGTCGGGAAGGAAACCAATGCCTGTTCTCACATGACTTGGCCAACAGCAAGCCATCCACCATCTGCAAATACTATCAGAAGGGCTATTGCGCCTATGGAACTCGATGCAG ATATGATCACACGAGGCCCTCTGCCGCAGCTGGGGGTGCTGCGGGCACCATGCCCCACAGTGTGCCATCCCTGGCTTTCCACAGTCCTCACCCTCCTTCCGACCTCACTGCATCTATTGTGAAAACTAACTTGCACGAGCCTGGGAAACGTGAAAAGAGAACACTGGTACTTAGAGACCAAA ATCTCTCTGGCATGGCTGAAGAAAAGACTTGCCCCAGTGTGGTGAGTAATCCAGGAGGCTGCAGTGACCCCCAGAATGGCCCAGAGATGAAGCCGCATTCCTACCTAGATGCAATTCGGAGTGGCCTTGATGACTTAGAAGCCAGCAGCTCCTACAGCACTGAGCAGCAGCTGTGCCCCTATGCGGCTGCCGGGGAGTGCCGATTTGGGGATGCTTGTGTCTACCTGCATGGGGAAGTGTGTGAAATTTGTAGGTTACAAGTCCTGCACCCCTTcgacccagagcaaaggagagcTCATGAGAAG atcTGCATGTCAACATTTGAACACGAGATGGAAAAGGCCTTTGCCTTCCAGGCGAGTCAGGACAAGGTGTGCAGTATCTGTATGGAAGTGATCCTCGAGAAGGCATCTGCTTCTGAGAGGAGATTTGGGATTCTCTCCAACTGCAATCACACGTACTGCTTGTCCTGCATCCGACAGTGGAGGTGTGCCAAGCAGTTTGAGAACCCAATCATTAA ATCTTGTCCAGAGTGCCGTGTGATATCAGAGTTTGTAATTCCAAGTGTGTATTGGGTGGAAGATCAGAATAAAAAGAACGAGTTGATTGAAGCTTTCAAACAGGGAATGGG aaaAAAGGCTTGTAAATACTTTGAGCAGGGCAAGGGGACCTGCCCATTTGGAAGCAGATGCCTCTACCGCCACGCCTACCCTGATGGGCGGCTAGCAGAgccagagaaacctcgcaaacaGCTCAGCTCCGAAGGCACTGTGAGG TTCTTTAATTCAGTGCGGCTCTGGGATTTCATTGAGAACCGAGAAAGCCAGCATGTCCCCAACACTGAAGATGTTGACGTGACAGAGCTTGGGGACCTCTTCATGCACCTGTCTGGAGTGGAGTCATCAGAACCCTGA